In Pseudochaenichthys georgianus chromosome 6, fPseGeo1.2, whole genome shotgun sequence, a single window of DNA contains:
- the gnrhr4 gene encoding gonadotropin releasing hormone receptor 4 produces the protein MFHQLKDPAVNGSCLEPSSACNTSADGYALQLPTFTTAAKVRVIITFTLCAVSAVCNLVVLWASFNGGKRKSHVRILIMHLTVADLLVTFIVMPVDAVWNITVQWQAGDFLCRLLMFMKLVAMYSCAFVTVVISLDRQSAILNPLGISEAKRKSKIMLTVAWTMSVILSLPQVEPSTGLYGYYPVALPGLRHCSAATVG, from the exons ATGTTCCACCAGCTGAAGGATCCAGCTGTGAATGGCAGCTGCCTCGAACCCTCATCAGCCTGCAATACGAGCGCTGATGGTTACGCACTCCAGCTGCCCACGTTCACCACCGCGGCCAAAGTCAGAGTAATCATCACTTTCACTTTGTGCGCAGTGTCAGCTGTGTGCAACTTGGTCGTGCTGTGGGCTTCCTTTAACGGAGGCAAGCGCAAGTCACACGTCAGGATCCTGATAATGCACCTGACGGTGGCAGACCTGCTGGTGACTTTCATCGTGATGCCTGTGGACGCGGTGTGGAACATCACTGTGCAGTGGCAGGCGGGAGATTTCCTCTGCaggctgctgatgttcatgaaACTGGTGGCGATGTACTCCTGCGCCTTTGTAACTGTTGTCATTAGCTTGGATAGACAGTCTGCCATTCTCAATCCTTTGGGCATCAGTGAGGCAAAAAGGAAAAGCAAAATCATGTTGACTGTGGCCTGGACGATGAGTGTAATCCTCTCGCTCCCTCAG gtggagccctctactggactctatgggtactacccagTGGCATTGCCTGGCCTGCGCCACtgtagcgccgccactgtgggctaa